From a region of the Thermosipho melanesiensis BI429 genome:
- a CDS encoding MG2 domain-containing protein — MKKILAILLIFVSAISFPYIWFYSTNVLIYPNRTVNFETDENFFVKVFRFDVSKEAVKGIFSNGGTQSEFSIKNIKKNFYSLELPDVPGIYYVIVNGKESIARQILFVTDLKAFIASTSNQFYFSVYDLRNKKFLEKLYYFDNYTTKTINGPIFSLNIEKYKDKVFFLKNNIVILSNYGGWSNYPERKTVVFTDKPIYKPGDTIHVRINALKKDNTKYIPYQTKLHVSLKDPFNNIVYKDTFETDTFGGIVFDYKTTEEIITGNYTLIISENDEILSRYYLLVQDYTKPTYTLSLTANATQLIVSDTLQVKLNAGYLNGDPVKNAEVLFYAFKGSHLINKTKAMTNENGKATYNIVTKEAGYYRIQALIVDDSGIQNEKNIYAMVKADNVDIKGAIDNETLKLRITNISGDPLNGIGVVNINEKEIYFEVKNGYAEIAIPKNTWWIEVKFGKEAKVIYKSFSVSNSGIIVANKNSVKPGEKIKVAIDPKDDIGVLVTGEEKIRKFNIITKKSEIELTIPIDEISSTYFIEFFGLKYNDRVKINVNHDRVKTLKIKLDKTQYKPGEIANIKFENSKSLKIVSVVDEGIYLLSNAKSVVNQLYPEINYPSYELYTSKTYVYFNRLSEFEKSKKSHIFASTKESEERRIREYFPETAYWNPSLMKNEISLKTPDSITKWRVTAYEISKNYIAEGIKTFVVTKPFEVKIFAPEFLVEGDKVIGEIYVKNYTGKIGKVDVKLNVNNGMVDFNSGRYKIEKELKIPFTLKDFKEGDLKITAEASMLSEYDGIKLTIPVKPIYISKDTSKVVKIAGKKVFDKDAKIRVINNLKDFLEPSIKALIHYPYGCVEQTMSSFYPVLVAKSFIEYPNLDDIILKGLQRLLKFQHTDGGWGWWTFDDSDLFMTSYVLEGLYYTKKLGFFVPEKVILDGLEYLKNQPIDGYAAFILNLYGEKNIDFKARNVVDYVYTDPDKIYEIATIGKDITYIKSNPSNHFYTSIHLTSIAVRTLTRYNKYLDLRDKMINYLLNSKKGPFWYSTKDTAFAILAIIESQKLNDYKSNIIFEAKDNKICVSGNGFVDVESTKKIYAQNQFNDINLKNRLYKKYDLLYDGKYLDVFLPVNTQFIPINMSKISTPTFSSEIPEEIARIIIDGTPVLFVNNKLLIEGPFKFVGNNYYFEKGYYEINFTKNYDYEIHKGDVLKTSIFIDGTGEYLVVEEYLPACAQVLKNYVERTPDYEGKFSYRWYSNEDIWYSYKDVKKDKIVYFIRYLHPGKLEYYWRVTSEGIFHKKPTYVYNMYYEDTFAIGSLYPFNIK, encoded by the coding sequence ATGAAAAAAATACTAGCTATTTTGCTTATTTTTGTATCCGCAATATCTTTTCCATACATTTGGTTTTATTCTACCAATGTTTTAATTTATCCCAATAGAACGGTAAACTTTGAAACTGACGAAAACTTTTTCGTTAAAGTATTTCGTTTTGATGTTTCAAAGGAAGCAGTAAAAGGTATTTTCTCAAATGGTGGAACTCAATCAGAGTTTTCTATAAAAAACATCAAGAAAAATTTTTATTCACTAGAGCTTCCAGATGTTCCTGGTATATATTATGTAATTGTAAATGGAAAAGAAAGCATAGCAAGACAAATACTTTTTGTGACAGACCTTAAAGCTTTTATTGCTTCGACTAGCAATCAATTCTATTTCTCAGTATATGATCTAAGAAATAAAAAATTTTTGGAAAAACTTTATTACTTTGACAATTACACCACAAAAACCATAAATGGTCCCATATTCTCATTAAATATTGAAAAATACAAAGATAAAGTTTTCTTCTTAAAAAACAATATAGTTATACTTTCAAACTACGGAGGATGGTCAAATTATCCTGAAAGGAAAACTGTAGTATTTACTGATAAACCTATATACAAACCTGGAGATACTATACACGTAAGAATCAACGCATTAAAAAAAGACAATACCAAATATATTCCATATCAAACAAAACTACATGTATCTTTAAAAGACCCTTTTAATAATATTGTTTATAAAGATACATTTGAAACTGACACATTTGGAGGAATAGTTTTTGATTACAAAACAACAGAAGAAATAATAACGGGAAATTATACTTTAATCATCTCTGAAAACGATGAAATTCTTTCCAGGTATTATTTATTAGTTCAAGACTACACAAAACCAACATATACACTATCTCTTACCGCTAATGCAACACAGCTTATTGTAAGCGATACCTTACAGGTAAAATTAAATGCAGGATATTTAAATGGTGATCCAGTAAAAAACGCTGAAGTTTTATTTTATGCATTTAAAGGTTCCCATCTGATAAACAAAACCAAAGCAATGACAAACGAAAATGGCAAAGCCACCTATAACATCGTTACAAAAGAGGCTGGATATTACAGAATTCAGGCGTTAATTGTAGATGATTCTGGAATACAAAATGAAAAAAATATTTACGCAATGGTAAAAGCAGACAACGTTGATATTAAAGGTGCTATTGATAATGAAACATTAAAACTCAGAATCACAAATATTTCTGGAGACCCATTAAATGGCATTGGGGTTGTAAACATAAATGAAAAAGAAATTTATTTTGAAGTAAAAAATGGATACGCAGAAATTGCCATACCCAAAAATACTTGGTGGATAGAGGTAAAGTTTGGGAAAGAAGCCAAAGTAATATATAAAAGTTTTTCAGTTAGTAATTCCGGAATTATAGTTGCAAATAAAAACAGTGTGAAACCTGGCGAAAAAATTAAAGTGGCAATTGATCCAAAAGATGATATAGGAGTGTTGGTTACCGGGGAAGAAAAAATAAGAAAATTTAATATTATCACTAAAAAATCCGAAATAGAATTAACAATTCCAATTGATGAAATTTCATCAACATATTTCATTGAGTTTTTTGGGTTAAAATATAACGACAGAGTAAAAATAAATGTAAACCATGATAGAGTGAAAACCTTGAAAATTAAACTAGATAAAACTCAATACAAACCCGGAGAAATTGCAAATATAAAGTTTGAAAATTCTAAATCTTTAAAAATCGTAAGCGTTGTAGATGAAGGAATATATTTATTATCCAACGCAAAATCAGTTGTAAATCAACTCTATCCTGAAATTAATTATCCTTCATATGAATTATACACTTCGAAAACATATGTTTATTTTAATAGGCTATCTGAGTTTGAGAAATCAAAAAAAAGTCATATATTTGCTTCTACAAAAGAATCTGAAGAAAGACGAATAAGGGAATATTTCCCAGAGACAGCATATTGGAATCCATCATTGATGAAAAATGAAATTTCTTTAAAAACTCCAGATAGTATTACCAAATGGAGAGTAACAGCTTATGAAATTTCTAAGAATTATATAGCAGAAGGCATCAAAACTTTTGTTGTAACAAAACCTTTTGAAGTAAAGATTTTCGCCCCGGAATTTTTGGTTGAGGGAGATAAGGTTATAGGTGAAATATATGTAAAGAACTATACTGGAAAAATAGGAAAGGTTGATGTGAAATTAAATGTAAATAATGGGATGGTTGATTTTAATAGTGGAAGATATAAGATAGAAAAAGAATTGAAAATTCCGTTTACATTAAAAGACTTTAAAGAAGGTGATTTAAAAATTACAGCCGAAGCATCAATGTTAAGTGAATATGATGGAATAAAATTAACAATTCCTGTGAAACCAATTTATATTTCAAAAGATACAAGCAAAGTTGTAAAGATCGCTGGAAAAAAGGTTTTTGATAAGGATGCAAAGATAAGAGTAATAAATAACTTAAAAGATTTTTTAGAGCCTTCAATCAAAGCACTTATACATTACCCGTATGGTTGTGTTGAGCAGACAATGAGTTCTTTTTACCCTGTACTTGTTGCAAAATCTTTTATTGAATACCCAAACTTAGATGACATTATTTTAAAAGGTCTTCAAAGACTTTTAAAATTCCAGCATACAGATGGAGGTTGGGGTTGGTGGACTTTCGATGATAGTGATTTATTTATGACTTCATATGTTTTAGAGGGTCTTTACTATACTAAAAAACTTGGATTTTTTGTTCCAGAGAAAGTTATATTGGATGGATTAGAATACCTTAAAAATCAACCAATCGATGGATATGCGGCTTTTATCTTGAATCTTTATGGTGAAAAAAATATAGATTTTAAAGCAAGAAACGTAGTTGATTATGTATATACTGATCCAGATAAAATATATGAAATAGCAACTATAGGTAAAGATATTACATATATCAAAAGCAACCCATCAAACCATTTCTACACATCAATACATCTTACTAGCATTGCTGTTAGGACACTTACAAGGTATAACAAGTATCTTGATTTAAGAGATAAAATGATAAATTATCTTTTAAATAGCAAAAAAGGGCCTTTCTGGTATTCAACTAAAGATACAGCTTTTGCAATTCTTGCAATTATTGAAAGTCAGAAATTAAATGATTATAAGAGTAACATAATTTTTGAAGCAAAAGATAACAAAATTTGCGTATCTGGAAATGGTTTTGTTGATGTTGAATCAACTAAAAAGATATATGCTCAAAATCAATTTAATGACATAAATCTTAAAAATAGATTATACAAAAAATATGACTTGTTATATGACGGAAAATATTTGGATGTTTTCTTACCAGTTAATACGCAATTTATTCCAATAAATATGTCTAAGATATCTACTCCTACTTTTAGTTCAGAAATTCCGGAAGAAATAGCAAGAATAATAATTGATGGAACACCAGTATTATTTGTTAATAACAAACTTTTAATTGAAGGGCCATTTAAATTTGTTGGAAATAATTATTATTTTGAGAAAGGATATTATGAAATTAATTTTACTAAAAATTATGATTATGAAATTCACAAAGGTGATGTTTTGAAAACTTCCATTTTTATAGACGGAACAGGTGAATATTTGGTAGTTGAAGAATACCTTCCAGCATGTGCCCAGGTTTTAAAAAATTATGTTGAAAGAACACCTGATTATGAAGGAAAATTTTCATACAGGTGGTATTCAAATGAAGATATATGGTATAGCTATAAAGATGTGAAAAAAGATAAAATTGTGTATTTTATAAGATATTTACATCCAGGAAAACTAGAATATTATTGGAGGGTAACAAGTGAAGGAATTTTTCATAAAAAACCAACGTACGTATACAACATGTACTATGAAGATACTTTTGCTATTGGTTCACTTTATCCCTTTAATATCAAATAG
- a CDS encoding DUF1175 family protein, which translates to MKKMRLISFLMFLMVIYTNLLFPIGKSDLKSLENLKLDVEDSMNFRLWFVAIALDNVDNEHPTFKTKDCSGFVFYCIKEALKKHDKDWFEKTGYKGPVFEDVKKYNYPNTPLGVNIFFNRKKYVSYVDAYNLLHYNTYFISYEKRYAKPGDLIFYFHPEDPEFPYHVMIYTGNGFVYHTGPEGEVRYVSYENMMLGDMAWKPIELNPAFLGYYGLKIHSN; encoded by the coding sequence ATGAAAAAGATGAGGTTGATAAGTTTCTTGATGTTTTTGATGGTGATTTACACAAATTTATTATTTCCAATTGGAAAGAGTGACTTAAAATCTTTAGAAAATTTAAAATTAGATGTTGAGGATTCTATGAACTTTAGACTTTGGTTTGTTGCGATTGCATTAGATAATGTTGATAACGAACATCCTACTTTTAAAACAAAAGATTGTTCAGGCTTTGTCTTTTATTGCATAAAAGAAGCTCTTAAAAAACATGATAAGGATTGGTTTGAAAAAACAGGTTACAAAGGACCGGTATTTGAAGATGTAAAAAAATACAACTATCCCAATACTCCGTTAGGTGTGAATATATTTTTTAATAGAAAAAAATATGTAAGTTATGTGGATGCATATAACCTTTTACACTATAATACTTACTTTATATCATATGAAAAAAGATATGCTAAACCAGGAGATTTGATATTCTATTTCCATCCTGAAGATCCTGAATTTCCCTATCATGTAATGATATACACAGGAAATGGTTTTGTATACCATACAGGTCCTGAAGGTGAAGTTAGATATGTATCTTATGAAAATATGATGCTTGGCGATATGGCATGGAAACCTATTGAATTGAATCCTGCCTTTTTAGGATATTATGGATTAAAAATTCACTCCAATTAA
- a CDS encoding FAD-dependent oxidoreductase, with the protein MKVVIIGCTHAGTAAAINASKLYKDAEITIYERNDTISFLSCGIALHVGGVVKDPSKLFYSSPEHLKSLGINTKMRHNVKKVDFDEKTLLVEDLKSGEIFEDSFDKLIITTGSWPIIPNIEGIELNNILLSKNYYHAQEIIKRSENAKNVVVIGAGFIGVELAEAMKEKGKNVTLIDIESRILSKYLDEEFTKIAEDKLLKNGINLALNEKVTRFIGGKSVEKVITDKGEYNADLVILSVGFKPNTDLFKRKLDMLENGAIIVDEYMQTSRDDVFAAGDCSAVFYNPLKKYKYIPLATNAIRMGTIAAYNLNERRLRHLGTQGTSGIKIYDLNIAATGLTESMAKCNELEVDSVVITENHRPEFMPKFEKVMFKVVFGKDSKKILGAQILSKADLTQSINTMSVVIQNEMTIEELAFVDFFFQPHFNKPWNFLNMVGLEYLNRI; encoded by the coding sequence ATGAAAGTTGTAATAATTGGGTGTACACATGCAGGTACTGCTGCGGCTATAAATGCTTCGAAATTATACAAGGATGCTGAAATTACCATTTATGAGAGAAATGATACCATATCATTCCTATCTTGTGGAATTGCTTTACACGTTGGTGGGGTGGTAAAAGATCCAAGTAAACTGTTTTATTCTTCACCCGAACACCTTAAAAGTTTGGGGATAAATACAAAAATGAGACATAATGTAAAAAAAGTTGATTTTGATGAGAAAACATTGTTGGTAGAGGATTTAAAGAGTGGAGAAATTTTTGAAGATAGTTTTGATAAATTGATAATTACAACAGGCTCATGGCCAATTATTCCTAATATAGAGGGAATAGAATTGAATAACATACTCCTTTCTAAGAATTATTATCATGCACAGGAAATTATTAAAAGGTCTGAAAATGCAAAAAATGTGGTTGTTATAGGAGCAGGGTTTATAGGTGTTGAACTTGCTGAAGCAATGAAAGAAAAAGGAAAAAATGTTACTTTGATAGATATTGAAAGTAGAATTTTAAGTAAATATTTAGATGAAGAATTTACAAAGATAGCAGAAGATAAATTATTAAAAAATGGTATTAATTTGGCTTTGAATGAAAAAGTTACGAGATTTATTGGGGGAAAAAGTGTTGAAAAGGTGATAACCGATAAAGGGGAATATAACGCGGATTTGGTTATTCTCTCTGTTGGATTTAAGCCAAATACTGATTTATTTAAAAGAAAATTAGATATGCTTGAAAATGGTGCAATTATTGTTGACGAATATATGCAAACAAGCAGAGATGATGTATTTGCAGCAGGAGATTGCAGTGCTGTATTTTACAATCCTTTAAAGAAATATAAGTATATTCCACTTGCAACAAATGCAATTAGAATGGGTACAATAGCGGCATATAACCTTAACGAAAGAAGATTAAGACACCTTGGTACACAGGGTACTTCTGGAATAAAGATTTACGATTTAAATATAGCGGCGACTGGATTAACTGAATCAATGGCAAAATGTAATGAGTTAGAAGTAGATTCAGTAGTTATAACAGAAAACCACAGACCGGAATTTATGCCAAAGTTTGAAAAAGTAATGTTTAAAGTAGTATTTGGAAAAGATTCTAAAAAAATTTTAGGAGCACAAATACTTTCTAAAGCAGATTTAACACAATCTATCAATACAATGTCCGTTGTAATTCAAAATGAAATGACTATAGAAGAATTAGCATTTGTAGATTTCTTCTTCCAACCACACTTTAACAAACCATGGAACTTTTTGAATATGGTAGGTTTGGAATATTTAAATAGAATATGA
- a CDS encoding iron-containing alcohol dehydrogenase: MWESKVDIYNVFELRCKTTCYFGVGAINKVGDIFDTLKNQGIDNVIFVTDKVAYKVTGAWDVIKPELEKRGIKYVIYEDVSPNPTTTQINEATKLALENGAKAVIGIGGGSPIDAAKSVAVLLEYTDKTAEELYEGKFVPTKAKPIIAINTTHGTGTEVDRFAVASILEKEYKPAIAYDCIYPTFAIDDPQLMKTLPKNQTIFTAIDAINHVTEAATTLAASPYSILLAKETIRLISRYLPQAVAHPDDLTARYYLLYASAIAGISFDNGLLHFTHALEHPLSAVKPDLAHGLGLAILLPAVVKQIYVAKPEVLADIYNPIVPGLKGIPGEAEKIAVGIEKWLFSLGVTEKLENLGFVEKDIPKLTKLALETPSLGLLLSMAPIKADEKAISSIYRDSLTYISR, translated from the coding sequence ATGTGGGAAAGTAAAGTAGATATTTACAACGTATTTGAATTAAGATGTAAAACCACTTGTTACTTTGGTGTAGGTGCAATAAATAAAGTGGGAGATATATTTGACACATTAAAAAATCAAGGTATTGATAATGTGATTTTTGTCACAGATAAGGTGGCATACAAAGTAACAGGTGCATGGGATGTTATAAAGCCAGAGCTTGAGAAAAGGGGAATAAAATATGTAATTTATGAAGATGTTTCCCCAAATCCAACTACAACACAGATAAATGAAGCTACAAAACTTGCGTTAGAAAATGGTGCAAAAGCAGTGATAGGAATAGGTGGGGGAAGTCCTATAGACGCTGCAAAGAGTGTTGCAGTTTTATTAGAATATACAGATAAAACGGCAGAAGAATTGTATGAAGGAAAATTTGTCCCTACAAAGGCAAAACCTATTATCGCAATAAATACCACACACGGTACTGGAACAGAAGTTGATAGATTTGCAGTAGCTTCAATTTTAGAAAAGGAATATAAACCAGCAATAGCATATGATTGTATATATCCAACATTTGCAATAGATGATCCTCAATTGATGAAGACACTTCCAAAAAATCAAACTATATTTACAGCAATTGATGCAATAAACCATGTTACAGAAGCTGCTACAACTCTTGCTGCAAGTCCATATTCTATTCTTTTAGCTAAAGAAACAATTAGGCTTATTTCAAGATATCTTCCACAAGCAGTTGCACATCCAGATGACCTAACAGCTAGATATTATTTGCTTTATGCTTCAGCTATAGCTGGGATTTCATTTGATAATGGTTTGCTCCATTTTACACATGCTCTTGAACATCCTTTGAGTGCTGTAAAACCAGATCTTGCACATGGATTAGGTCTTGCAATTCTTTTACCTGCTGTTGTAAAACAAATTTACGTTGCAAAACCAGAGGTTTTAGCAGATATATATAATCCAATTGTTCCTGGTTTAAAGGGTATTCCTGGTGAAGCAGAAAAAATTGCAGTAGGTATTGAAAAATGGCTTTTTAGCTTGGGAGTAACAGAAAAGCTTGAAAATTTGGGATTTGTAGAAAAGGATATACCTAAATTGACCAAACTTGCACTTGAGACACCATCTCTTGGTTTGCTACTAAGCATGGCCCCAATTAAAGCAGACGAAAAGGCAATTTCTTCAATATATAGAGATTCTTTGACTTATATTTCTAGATAA